The following coding sequences are from one Kosakonia sp. H02 window:
- the flhD gene encoding flagellar transcriptional regulator FlhD: MNEHNFEEQMQSIQDLNLSYLLLAQRLIREDKIAAGFRLGLNDTTLETLGTLSLPQLIKLSSTGQLISRLRIDDDVVINCLTKDSRIDALQRLHTGIILSSNLLNTLGEDGNEAA; this comes from the coding sequence ATGAACGAACACAATTTTGAAGAACAAATGCAGTCCATTCAGGATCTGAACCTGTCCTACTTGTTACTGGCACAGCGTCTGATCCGTGAAGATAAAATTGCCGCCGGTTTCCGCCTGGGTTTAAACGACACTACGCTGGAAACATTAGGTACTTTATCGCTGCCGCAACTTATTAAGCTCTCTTCGACCGGCCAGCTTATCAGCCGGTTGCGTATTGATGATGATGTAGTGATTAATTGCCTGACAAAAGATTCCCGTATCGATGCGCTTCAGCGCTTGCACACCGGGATCATTCTGTCGAGCAATCTGCTTAACACCCTCGGCGAAGACGGCAACGAGGCAGCATAA
- a CDS encoding DUF943 family protein gives MLCPCLPRSLLLAADASRGLEKVTRQECCRILFDEFRHLSNPFTIYSPYRHLIRNQGITLMFSKRKMVFYALFLLGCMLGGYFLWLTLRPVEIVEIHQRRNFSDVLVNNFPLTDKAKINWWLKNKDRLKKEYGIPKPASYGNFTITFWLFGEGYKEEGKYDRLCFDDMKTKRNCIEKEAVFSVDWSKNLGLVFTVDDGAYQMTKNGDVVKLNK, from the coding sequence GTGTTGTGCCCTTGCCTGCCCCGGTCACTGCTTTTGGCTGCGGATGCGTCCAGAGGGCTTGAGAAGGTAACAAGGCAGGAGTGTTGCCGTATTCTGTTTGATGAGTTCCGCCATCTGTCGAATCCCTTTACTATCTACAGCCCATACCGACATTTGATTAGAAATCAAGGGATAACGCTTATGTTTAGTAAACGAAAGATGGTATTTTATGCACTATTTCTTTTGGGATGCATGCTGGGTGGTTATTTTTTATGGCTGACATTACGTCCAGTGGAAATTGTAGAAATACACCAACGAAGAAATTTTAGTGATGTTCTGGTGAATAACTTTCCGCTTACTGATAAAGCAAAAATAAACTGGTGGCTAAAAAACAAGGATCGCTTAAAAAAAGAATATGGAATTCCCAAACCCGCATCATATGGTAATTTCACCATCACTTTCTGGTTATTCGGCGAGGGTTATAAAGAAGAAGGTAAATACGACAGGCTTTGTTTTGATGATATGAAAACAAAAAGAAACTGCATCGAAAAAGAAGCCGTTTTTTCTGTGGACTGGAGCAAAAACTTAGGGCTGGTATTTACCGTAGATGACGGCGCCTATCAAATGACTAAAAATGGCGACGTTGTGAAACTTAATAAATAG
- the flhC gene encoding flagellar transcriptional regulator FlhC: protein MHEKSIMSEIRDAQIAMELINFGARMQVLESETSLSRRRLLKLYKELKGDSPPKGMLPFSADWYMAWEQNIHSSIFYNIYCYLQKVEKGRSVELMLKAYRIYLEHGLAEADEKPVLGLTRAWTLLRFVDGGMLKQTQCDCCGGNFISTPEHMFKGFTCSLCIPPSRAMKKSPMLNFVSGTTATLQ, encoded by the coding sequence TTGCACGAAAAAAGCATTATGTCGGAGATCAGAGACGCGCAAATCGCGATGGAACTGATTAATTTCGGCGCCAGAATGCAGGTTCTGGAGAGTGAAACCAGCCTCAGCCGCAGAAGGCTGTTAAAGCTCTACAAAGAGCTGAAAGGCGATTCACCGCCAAAAGGAATGCTGCCCTTTTCTGCCGACTGGTATATGGCGTGGGAACAGAATATCCACTCATCCATTTTCTATAATATTTACTGCTACTTGCAGAAAGTAGAAAAGGGACGCTCTGTTGAGTTAATGCTGAAAGCCTACCGTATTTATCTTGAACACGGTCTGGCTGAAGCCGATGAAAAACCGGTGCTGGGGTTAACCCGCGCATGGACGCTGTTACGTTTTGTCGACGGCGGCATGTTAAAACAGACACAGTGCGATTGTTGTGGCGGCAATTTTATTAGCACGCCGGAACATATGTTCAAAGGTTTTACCTGTAGCCTTTGTATTCCACCATCACGGGCGATGAAAAAAAGCCCGATGTTAAACTTTGTGTCAGGCACAACCGCGACCCTGCAATAA
- a CDS encoding GMC family oxidoreductase N-terminal domain-containing protein, translating into MSVDFNSRTGAAKTSGSLTFGLKSHYDFIVCGAGSAGCVVAARLSELPDVQVLLLEAGDDDVSPTIYDPGSWPLNLGSKYDWNFVGEPNPHLNGRRLPLNMGKGLGGGSSINVMVWSRGHKSDWDYYAAESGDSGWEYASILDYYRRIENWQGAPDQRRRGVGGPVYVAPAIEPQPLVHATLGAASAFGIPRFDSPNGEMMEGPGGVAIADLRIRNGRRQSIFRSYVYPRMYQPNLTVVTHALVTRLLFEGKQVIGVEVVMNGQLCRIGALCEVVMSMGAIQTPKVLMQSGIGPQEELHAHGIKVVEHHPGVGQNHQDHIAFGCTWEYRTPQPVNAGGCESTLYWKSDTRLETPDLLQCQLEFAVPSPPEVGIDPPEHGWTMFAGLAQPKSRGSVRLSGPDPDDPLVIDPNVLSEPEDLTAAFATVELCRAIGNHPHFDNLIKREVTPLYRERHQMEQFLRNSAVTFWHQSCTAKMGRDAMSVVDGQLRVYGIKNLRIADASVLPRIPVGNIMAPCVVIGERAADLIKATHGLQVMGSHYF; encoded by the coding sequence ATGAGCGTTGATTTTAATAGCAGGACAGGAGCCGCTAAAACGTCCGGTTCGCTTACTTTTGGGCTGAAATCGCATTATGACTTCATTGTTTGCGGTGCAGGTTCTGCCGGGTGTGTGGTTGCTGCACGTCTGTCCGAGCTGCCGGATGTCCAGGTCTTGCTTCTTGAAGCGGGCGACGATGATGTCAGCCCTACCATTTACGACCCCGGTAGCTGGCCGTTGAATTTGGGTTCTAAATACGACTGGAATTTTGTTGGGGAACCCAATCCGCATCTCAATGGCCGGCGGTTGCCCTTAAATATGGGCAAAGGGCTGGGCGGCGGTTCAAGCATTAATGTGATGGTCTGGTCGCGCGGGCATAAAAGCGACTGGGATTACTATGCCGCAGAGTCGGGCGATTCGGGCTGGGAATATGCGTCTATCCTCGACTATTACCGGCGGATCGAGAACTGGCAGGGCGCGCCCGATCAGCGACGCCGTGGTGTCGGTGGGCCAGTCTATGTTGCCCCCGCGATTGAACCGCAGCCGCTGGTACATGCCACGCTTGGGGCCGCCAGTGCATTTGGTATTCCCCGTTTTGATAGCCCGAACGGTGAGATGATGGAAGGCCCCGGCGGGGTGGCGATCGCTGATTTGCGTATTCGCAATGGCCGACGCCAGTCCATCTTTCGCTCTTATGTCTATCCGCGCATGTATCAGCCCAATTTGACGGTGGTAACCCATGCGCTGGTCACGCGTTTGCTGTTTGAAGGTAAGCAGGTGATAGGCGTAGAAGTGGTGATGAATGGTCAACTGTGCCGTATCGGCGCGCTATGCGAAGTGGTGATGTCGATGGGCGCTATCCAGACGCCGAAAGTCCTGATGCAATCAGGGATTGGCCCGCAGGAAGAACTACACGCGCACGGCATCAAGGTGGTCGAGCACCATCCTGGCGTGGGGCAGAATCATCAGGACCATATTGCTTTTGGCTGCACGTGGGAGTATCGCACACCGCAACCGGTGAATGCGGGTGGCTGCGAATCAACGCTGTACTGGAAGAGCGACACGCGTCTTGAGACGCCGGATCTGTTGCAGTGCCAACTCGAATTTGCCGTACCGTCGCCGCCGGAGGTGGGGATTGACCCGCCTGAGCATGGCTGGACGATGTTTGCCGGGCTGGCACAGCCGAAAAGCCGCGGGAGCGTGCGGTTGTCAGGCCCCGATCCTGACGATCCGCTGGTGATTGATCCTAACGTGCTCAGTGAGCCGGAGGATTTAACCGCGGCTTTCGCGACCGTTGAACTGTGCCGGGCAATTGGCAACCATCCGCATTTTGATAACCTCATCAAGCGCGAAGTGACGCCGCTGTATCGCGAACGTCATCAGATGGAGCAATTCTTGCGCAACTCAGCGGTGACGTTCTGGCACCAATCCTGTACCGCGAAAATGGGGCGTGATGCGATGTCGGTGGTCGACGGGCAACTGCGGGTTTACGGCATTAAAAACCTGCGCATTGCCGATGCGTCCGTTCTGCCAAGAATACCCGTTGGCAACATCATGGCACCCTGTGTGGTGATCGGTGAACGCGCCGCCGATCTCATTAAAGCAACGCATGGGTTGCAGGTGATGGGATCGCACTATTTTTAA
- a CDS encoding alpha/beta hydrolase yields MSTITEKGASPFIDGFALKDVRLANNLTIRAAVGGSGLPLVLLHGHPQNHVTWQKVAPKLAKEYTVVLPDLRGYGDSDKPESDETHRAYSKRAMAQDIVMLMAALGFARFAFVGHDRGARVGHRLALDYPQNVMCCTFIDIAPTATMYALTDKTFATRYFWWFFLIQPFPLPETMIGHDPEFFLRKHIEGQLKTPGATSEKTLQEYLRCYQRPEMIHAVCEDYRAAATIDLVDDAEDASARIHCPLLLLWGAHGTVGQLYDVVDTWREKAVLVEGEALPCGHSPQEEIPERFLAKLRPFLQSVL; encoded by the coding sequence GAGCACGATAACCGAAAAAGGCGCCTCGCCCTTTATTGACGGGTTCGCGCTTAAGGATGTGCGCCTGGCGAATAATTTAACTATCCGGGCAGCGGTTGGCGGTAGCGGTTTGCCGCTGGTGCTGCTGCATGGACACCCACAAAACCATGTGACATGGCAAAAAGTCGCCCCTAAGCTTGCGAAAGAGTACACCGTAGTCCTGCCCGATTTACGCGGCTATGGCGACAGTGACAAGCCAGAGAGCGACGAAACACACCGCGCCTACTCTAAGCGGGCAATGGCGCAGGATATTGTCATGCTGATGGCAGCGTTAGGGTTTGCGCGTTTTGCCTTTGTCGGCCACGATCGCGGCGCGCGGGTCGGCCATCGGCTGGCGCTCGATTATCCGCAGAATGTCATGTGCTGTACGTTTATTGATATTGCGCCAACCGCCACGATGTACGCCCTGACGGATAAAACCTTTGCCACTCGCTATTTCTGGTGGTTCTTCCTGATTCAGCCTTTCCCGCTGCCAGAAACGATGATCGGGCACGATCCTGAATTTTTTCTGCGTAAGCATATTGAAGGCCAGCTAAAAACGCCCGGTGCGACATCCGAGAAAACCCTGCAAGAGTATCTGCGTTGCTACCAGCGCCCGGAAATGATCCACGCGGTCTGCGAAGATTACCGGGCGGCAGCAACCATAGATTTGGTGGATGATGCAGAAGATGCTTCGGCCCGCATTCACTGTCCGCTGCTGTTGCTATGGGGCGCGCACGGTACAGTTGGGCAACTGTATGACGTGGTGGATACCTGGCGGGAGAAAGCGGTTTTGGTCGAGGGTGAAGCGTTACCCTGTGGGCATTCTCCGCAGGAAGAGATCCCGGAACGCTTCCTCGCTAAATTACGGCCTTTTCTGCAATCAGTGCTATAA
- a CDS encoding LysR family transcriptional regulator — protein MKLMPPGKKHPQPLEGWPSVDDLYVFVTVVRNGGFARAALELGLSPSYISKRIAILEKRLETRLFFRNNRIMRLTPEGENALEGAMQVVSEMDTFVSLLNGQRGALSGNITISCSFGFGHRFIADALAEFMLRYPNINVKLLLSAREMDLVEEGIDIEIRVGDDINERYIARPLAANRRILCASPDYLARHGVPESIDALLQHECLMIQEKNSAFGNWLLTDGEQHIQCRLNSRHSSNSGSVVLTWTRKGHGIALRSTWDVATFIERGELVHILPQWYQAANIWAVYTRRASSAQRIKTCIDFLSEYLAQRLPAIADAAL, from the coding sequence ATGAAATTGATGCCACCAGGGAAAAAACATCCCCAGCCTCTCGAAGGCTGGCCTTCCGTCGACGATCTTTACGTTTTTGTCACCGTAGTCCGTAATGGTGGTTTCGCCCGCGCAGCGCTGGAACTGGGCTTGTCGCCGTCATACATCAGTAAGCGGATCGCCATTCTGGAAAAGCGCCTTGAGACGCGGCTTTTTTTTCGTAATAACCGAATCATGCGCTTAACGCCTGAAGGGGAAAATGCGCTGGAAGGGGCGATGCAGGTGGTGAGCGAAATGGATACGTTTGTCAGCCTCCTCAACGGCCAGCGTGGGGCGCTTAGCGGCAATATCACCATCAGTTGTTCATTTGGTTTTGGACACCGTTTCATTGCGGATGCACTGGCGGAATTTATGCTGCGCTATCCCAATATCAACGTGAAGCTACTGCTTAGCGCTCGTGAAATGGATTTAGTGGAAGAAGGTATCGATATTGAGATCCGCGTCGGTGATGACATCAACGAACGGTATATCGCCCGCCCGCTGGCAGCCAACCGCCGTATTCTTTGCGCGTCGCCGGATTACCTTGCGCGTCACGGCGTACCGGAATCTATTGATGCCCTGCTACAGCATGAATGCCTGATGATTCAGGAAAAAAATTCCGCGTTTGGTAACTGGTTACTGACGGACGGCGAGCAACACATTCAATGCCGGTTGAATAGTCGTCACTCATCAAACAGCGGCAGCGTGGTGCTGACCTGGACGCGAAAAGGGCACGGTATTGCATTGCGTTCGACATGGGATGTGGCGACGTTCATTGAGCGCGGCGAACTGGTGCATATATTGCCGCAATGGTATCAGGCTGCGAATATCTGGGCGGTGTATACCCGGCGCGCGTCCAGCGCTCAGCGTATCAAAACGTGCATCGATTTTTTGAGCGAGTATCTGGCCCAGAGATTGCCCGCTATCGCAGATGCTGCGTTATAG